GCCTCGCTCCCCGGCCCGATGGCCTCCGTGCTGCTGGCAGCAGCGGCAGGGCAGCTGGCAGCGGTCGGCGTCATGCAGTCCTTGATGGCCCGCTGAGAGTGGTCGCGAGCCGGCGCCCGACGGGCACCGCGACGCACCGCGCCGCGCTGATCAGACCGCGCCGAGATGATCAGACCGCGCCGACGTCGACGGCGCCACCCGTCGCTGCGGGTTCGGCGTAGTCGACCTCACGCCAGACGTCGCCGACCAGCTCGAACGAGGTGACGCTCGACAGCGCGCAGCGGCGGGTACGCGGGTCGTGCCGGAGAGGCAGACCCGCGACCCGCAGGTGCGTGATCCAGATCGGCGCCTGATGCGAGACCATCACGAGATCGCCGTCATCGACGGAGCGCCAGGCCTCGGCCATCATCCCCAGCATCCGCTCGGCGATCGATGCATACGGCTCGCCCCAGCTCGGCAGCGACGGCTGACGCAGATGCCACCAGTTGACGGGGTTCAGCAGCGAGCGGCGCATCTGCGTACCCTCGAACACGTTGGTGGGCTCGATGAGTCGGATGTCGATCTCCGGCGTGAGGCCGAAGTGCTCTGCGAAGGGCTCGGCGGATTCCTGTGCGCGCTCCAGCGGCGAGGAATAGAGACCGGCCACCGAGCGATCCAGGCTCGCGATGTGGTCGGAGGCGGCGCTCGCCATCTTCCGCCCCGCGCGGCTCAGGTGGTAGTCGGGCAGCCGGCCGTACAGCACACGCTTCGGATTGTGCACCTCACCGTGGCGGACCAGAT
This genomic interval from Microbacterium hydrocarbonoxydans contains the following:
- a CDS encoding histidine phosphatase family protein, producing the protein MVASRLHLVRHGEVHNPKRVLYGRLPDYHLSRAGRKMASAASDHIASLDRSVAGLYSSPLERAQESAEPFAEHFGLTPEIDIRLIEPTNVFEGTQMRRSLLNPVNWWHLRQPSLPSWGEPYASIAERMLGMMAEAWRSVDDGDLVMVSHQAPIWITHLRVAGLPLRHDPRTRRCALSSVTSFELVGDVWREVDYAEPAATGGAVDVGAV